The Streptomyces sp. NBC_01268 genome segment CCGGTGACGGAACCGCCGTGGGTCTCGACGGCCGTGGTGAGCTGGGAGACCGCGGTGCCGCTCGCGGGCACCTCGAGCCGGACCGTCATCGAGTACGAGACGCTGGGCGCCGTTGCCATGTCCGTGTTCCTCTGCTTTCACTGGCTTCGTTGCTACGCCGCACCGGCTGGTTCGCCCGGCGACGCCCTCCGATCGTCGCACCTACCTGCGGGTAGCAGGTAATACGGTCGTTTCGTTTTCGGAAAGTAGTTTCCACCATACGAGAGACGCATCGGAAACAGAAGAGACCCGGGGAAACGGAAGAGGTCCCCGTCACCCGAAGGTGACGAGGACCTCTGCACGTAAGCGGCACCGACCCGCCATGCTCGCCTCGCGGCAAGTGGTCCCTCTGAGGGACGAAGGTTGGGCCCGGGGGCTTGGATCGAGCCGGTGCCACGACAAGGCTAACAAACCACCCTGGCAAGTGATTCCTGCGGCACGAGTTGACCGGAAATGAGCCCCCGGGCGGCCCTGGGGGCTCCCGGGCCTCAGTCCCGCAGCAGGTCCGGCACTCCGTCCTCGTCCGGCAGGTCACGGTCGCCCGAGACCACCGTGAGCGCCTGCGTGGAGCGGGTGAGCGCCACGTAGAGCACCCGCAGGCCCGCCGGCGACTCGTCCGCGATCTCCGCGGGCGAGACCACCACCGTGGCGTCGTACTCCAGCCCCTTCGCCTCCAGCGAGCCGAGCGCCACCACCCGGTCGCCGAGCCCGGCGAGCCAGCGGGCGGCCTCCGCACGCCGGTTCATCGCGACGACCACGCCGACCGTCCCGTCCACCTGTGCGAGGAGCCGTTCGGCCTCCGACCGCACGGTTTCGGCCAGAGCGCCCTTCTCGGGGCCCTCCGCGACCGGAACGAAGCGGGGCTCGATGCCCGTGGAGCGCACCGCGCGCGGGGACTCCTTGCCGGGCATGGCGAGCGCGAGCACCTTCGCGGCGAGCTCGGCGATCTCCGCGGGGTTGCGGTAGTTCACGGTGAGCTCGAAGCGGCGCCGCGGCCGGGTGCCGAGGGCCTCGTCGCGGGCCGCGGCCGCCTCGTCCGGGTCGGACCAGGAGGACTGGGCCGGGTCGCCGACGACCGTCCAGGTCGCGTGGCGGCCGCGCCGGCCGACCATCCGCCACTGCATGGGCGTGAGGTCCTGGGCCTCGTCGACGATGACGTGCGCGTACTCGGTCCGCTCGGTCGCGAGGCGCTCGGCCCGCTCCCACTGGGTCTCCTCGCGTACGGGCATCAACTCCTCCAGACCGGTGAGCTGGTCCAGCGGGTCGTACTCCCGCTTCTTGCGCGGCCGGGCGGGCGCCCCGAGGAGCGTGGACAGCTCGTCGAGCAGGGCCACGTCGTGCACCGAGCGGCCCGGGCGGCGCAGCGAGCGGGCGAGGCGGCGCACCTCCCCCGGGTTGAGCACCCGGCGGGCCCAGCGGCCGAGCCGCTTCTCGTCGCCCATGGCGTCGAGGACCCCGCGCGGGGTGAGCTCGGGCCACCAGGCGTCGAGGAAGGCGAGGAACGAGTCCTCCGTCGACACGTCCTCGTCGAAGGAGGAGCGCAGCTCGGCGGCGAGCTCGGGGTCGCTGTGCCGGCCGGCCGCGCCGGACCTGGTGTACAGGGCGTCGAGCAGCAGCCGGCGGGCGCGGGGGCGCAGCAGGTTGACGGGGGCGGTGCCGCCGAGGACGTTGTGGCGGATGCGCCGGAGGTCCTCGGGGCCCAGCTCCAGGCGCCGGCCGAACGCGACGACCCGCAGCAGGGTGGGCGTGCCGGTCACGGCGCGGGAGCCGGTGTCGTCCTCGTCGTCGTCCGGGTCGCCCAGGGCGAGCTGCGCCTTGGGCGCCGGGTTCTCCAGGGCGCCGCGGGCGGCCTTGCGCAGCACGGCGAGCATCCGGGAGGAGCCCTTGATCCGGGCGACGGCGGGCTCGTCGTAGGCGTCGGCCTCGGCGCCGTCGACCAGGCTGCCGAGGGCGCGGATCGCGACCTGCCCCTCCTCGCCCAGTGAGGGCAGCACGCCCTCGGTGTACGAGACGAGCAGCGGGGTCGGCGAGACGATGAGGATGCCGCCCGAGTAGCGGCGCCGGTCCTGGTAGAGCAGGTAGGCGGCGCGGTGCAGGGCGACGGCGGTCTTGCCGGTGCCGGGGCCGCCCTCGACGTACGTCACGGAGGCGGCGGGGGCACGGATGACCAGGTCCTGTTCGGCCTGGATGGAGGCGACGATGTCCCGCATGGTGTGGCTGCGGGCCTGCCCGAGGGCGGCCATGAGCGCGCCGTCGCCGATGACGGGGAGCTCGTGTCCGTCGAGGGTGGCGGTCAGCTCGGGGCGCATGAGGTCGTCCTCGACGCCGAGGACCTGGCGGCCCTTGGAGCGGATGACCCGGCGGCGCACCACCCGGCCCGGGTCGACCGGGGTCGAGCGGTAGAACGGGGCGGCGGCGGGCGCCCGCCAGTCGATCACGAGCGGGGCGTAGTCGGCGTCGAGGACGCCGATCCGGCCGATGTGGAGGGTCTCGCCGATGTCGGCGACCTGCCGGCCGTCCTCGGTCCGTACGGCGTCCTCGGCGGGTTCGACGGAGGTGTAGGCGCCGTCGGGCCCCTTCTTCCCGTCCTTGCCGAAGAGGAGATCGATCCGGCCGAAGAGGAAGTCCTCGAACTCGTTGTTCAGCCGGTTGAGGTGGATGCCGGCCCGGAACACCTGGGCGTCGCGCTCGGCGAGGGCGCCGGGCGTACCGACCTGGCCCCGCTGGGCGGCGTCGTTCATCAGGAACTCGGCCTCGTGGATCTTCTCCTCGAGGCGGCGGTAGACCTGATCCAGATGTTCCTGTTCGACACCGATCTCACGGTCTCTGACCGTGTCGACGGCTTCCTGCGCGGCCACCGGGGCCCCCTTCTGACGTGCACTGGGCAGCCGTCGAGCGTACGCCACCAGGAGGCCATGTGTCAGGCCTGACGTCCCGGGTGCCCGGCCGCGTGCCCGACGGTCCCGAAGGGGGCCGGCCCGGGCGTACGGGGGAGCCGCCCGGGCCGGCCGGAACCGGCGCGGCGCGGGGGAAGCACCGTCCGGTCGTCCGAAGGCGTCCTCGCAGGTCAGCGCGGACGCCCCCACAGCATCAATGTTCAACTGTTTATTATCTACGGACCGTTTTTCCTAGGAAATGAAGCACTGACCCATTCAGGGGGCGCGCGTGAACAGGACCGGGCTCCGGGCCCTCCTCCGCGAGCGCCGCGAGCTGATCGCGCCCGAGGCCCACGGCCTCTCCCGGCCCACCGGCCGGGGCCGGCGTGCCCGCGGCCTCTCCCAGCAGCAGGTCGACGAGCTGACCTGCCGCGCGGTCGACACGTACAACCGGCTGGAGACCGGTCGCTACCTCCACCCGCCGGCCGACTACCTGCGCCAGGTCGCCCGGCTCTTCGGCCTCAACGAGCAGGAGTGGGTCTCGCTCTGCCGGTACGCGGGCATCGGCGACCCGCCCGGCCCGCTGCACCCGTCCTCCGGCCTGGAGGTCCCCGGCGTGTGGCAGGAGGCCGTGGACGGCATCGGGCACATGGCGTACATCACCGACGCCTCCTGGAACCTGCTCGCCCACAACCGGCACTTCGCCGAGATGTACCCGGACGGCCGGGCCCCCGCCAACACGATGCGCTGGATGCTCCTGGACACGTCGGCCCGCGACACCACCCTGGTCGACTGGCGGACCGTGTGGGCACCGCTGATCCTGCCCCAGCTGCGGGCCGCGCTCGCCGTCCGCCCCGAGGACGGGACGCTCCGCGGGATCGAGGCCGAGGTCCGCGCCGATCCCGACCTCGGCCCGCTGTGGGAGGCGGGCGGGGCCCACATCCACCCGGACGGCGACGAACGCCCCCTGCGCCACGCCCTGCTGGGCACCGGCCACGTCACCATCTGCGCCGCCCAGCCGCTCACGGCCCCGGGCTCCCGGCTGATCATCATGCTGTTCCGACCGGGCCGCCAGAAGGCCCACGAGCGGACGCCGATGCTCAGGGCTGCTCCGTAGGGGCCGCGCGGGGTCCTGCGAGAGAGTCGTCCCGCGAGGAGGTCGTCCTGCAAGGGAGTCGCCCTGCGGGCGGTCCCGCGAGCGGGGGCCCGCGAGGCAGCCGCGCACCGTCCGTACGCGAGGGGCCCTGCGACGGGGGCCCGCGGGTTCCCCCGGACGAAGGACCCCGCTACGCCTCGTACTTCGTGTCCGCCACCGGATCGAGCGCCAGCCGGTACCCGCGCTTCACCACCGTCTGGATCAGCTTCGGCGCGCCGAGGGCCGTCCGCAGCCGGGCCATGGCCGTCTCGACGGCGTGCTCGTCGCGCCCCGCCCCGGGCAGCGCCCGCAGCAGCTCCGCCCGGCCGACGACCCAGCCGGGGCGGCGGGCGAGCAGGCCGAGCAGCGCCATCCCGGCCGGCGGCACCGGCCGCAGCGCGCCGTCGACGAGGACCGCGTGCCCCCGGATCTCGATCAGGCGCCCGGCCACCGGCAGCGCCCGGGCCCGGGCCGGCAGCTCCCGGCAGAGCAGGCCGACCAGCGGGCCGAGCCGGAAGCGTTCGGGCTGGTGCGTGTCGATGTCGAGCGCCTGGAGCGGGAGCGCCGTCACCGGCCCCACGCAGACCGCGAGCACGTCGTGCCGCAGCGCCGCGACCAGCTCGTCGAGCGCTCCCCGCTCCTCCGCCCGACGCAGCAGCGAGGCGGCGGCGGGGGCGCTGGTGAAGGTCACCGCGTCCAGGCCGCGGGCGACGACGGCGTCCAGGAGCCGGTCGAGCGGCCCGGTGTCCTCGGGCGGCATCCACCGGTAGACGGGCACGACGACGACCTCCGCCCCGCCCTCCTCCAGCGCCTCCACGAACCCGGGCAGCGGCTCCCCGTGCAGTTGGAGCGCGATCCGGCGCCCCTCGACGCCCTCGTCGAGCAGCCGGTCGAGGACCTCGGCCATCGACTCGGAGGACGGCGACCAGGACTCGGTGAGACCCGCCGCGCGGACCGCGCCCTTCACCTTGGGGCCGCGGGCCAGGAGTTCGACCCCGCCCAGCACGTCGAGGAGCCGGTCGCCGAAGCCCCAGCCGTCGGCCGCCTCGACCCAGCCGCGGAAGCCGATCGCCGTGGTGGCGACGACGACGTCCGGGGCGTGGTCGATGAGGTCCTTGGTGGCGGCGAGGAGTTCGGCGTCGTCGGCGAGCGGCACGATCCGCAGCGCGGGCCCGTGGACGACGGCCGCCCCACGGCGGCGCAGCAGCGCGATCAGCTCGTCCGCGCGCCGTGCCGCCGTGACCCCGACGGTGAACCCGGCGAGGGGCCCCTGGTCCTGCGTGCCGCGCTCTTGCTCGTCCATGTCGCCCGAGACTGCCGGGGTCGCGTGTCGGTCTCGGTTCGCGCGTATTTCCTGGTCGTTACGGCCGTGCGGGACCACTGTGACTCACACCTCGGCGTATCCGAGCCGGGCCGGGGGCTCCGCCGCGACGCCCTCCGCGGTGTCGGGCACCGGAGCCGTCCCGGACGGCCGGCGGAGGTATACCGCCCAGGTCACCACCATGCACGCAGCGTAGAAGGCGAGGAAGGCCACGAAGGCGCCGGTGCCGCTGCCGACCGTCAGGAAGGACTGCCGGAAGGCCAGGTTGATGCCGAGTCCGCCGACCGCGCCGAGCGCGCCGATGAGCCCCATGGCGGCCCCGGAGATGCGCCGCCCGTACGCCTCGGCGGCCTCTCCCGCGAGGCCCTCGCGGTGCGCCTGGGCGAGGAAGATCGCCGGGATCATCTTGTACGTGGAGCCGTTGCCGAGCCCGCTGAGGGCGAAGAGCGCGATGAAGCCGACGAGGAACACGGTCAGGGACTCGGCGACCGACGCGTAGATCACGACCCCGGTAGCGGCGGCCATCGCGGCGAAGGTCACGAGGGTGATGCGTGCGCCGCCGTGCCGGTCGGCGAGCGCGCCGCCGAGGGGCCGCACGAGCGAGCCGAGCAGCGGCCCGATGAAGGTGAGCGAGGCGGCCTGGAGCGGGGTGCGCCCGAACTGGGTCTGCAGGACCAGGCCGAAGGCGAAGCCGTAGCCGATGAAGGAGCCGAAGGTCCCCACGTACAGGAAGGCCACGATCCAGGTGTGACGGGCCGTCACGGCCTCCTTCACGGCGCCGGTGTCGTTCCTGACGGGGGCGAGGTTGTCCATGAACAGGGCGGCGCACACGGCGGCGACGACGACCAGCGGCAGGTAGACGCCGAGGACGAGACGCGGGTGCAGGGCGCCGGCGGTGCCGATGACGAGGAGTCCGACGAGCTGGACGACGGGGACGCCGATGTTGCCGCCGCCCGCGTTGAGGCCGAGCGCCCAGCCCTTCTTCCGCAGCGGGAAGAAGGCGTTGATGTTGGTCATGGAGGAGGCGAAGTTGCCGCCGCCGACGCCGGTGAGCGCGGCGACGAGCAGGAAGGTGCCGTACGAGGTGCCCGGCTCCATCACCGCGTAGGCGAGGCCCGTCGGCAGCAGCAGCAACAGGGCGCTGAGGACGGTCCAGTTGCGGCCGCCGAAGCGGGCGACGGCGAAGGTGTACGGGATGCGGACGAACGCGCCGACCAGGGTGGCGGTCGCGATCAGGAAGAACTTGCCGGCCGGGTCCACGCCGTACCCGGGGCCCATGAAGAGGACCATCACGGACCAGAGGCTCCAGACCGAGAAGCCGATGTGCTCGGCGAGCACGGAGAACCACAGGTTCCTGCGGGCGATCCGCTCGCCCCCCTCCCGCCAGAAGGCCTCGTCCTCCGGCTCCCACCGTTCGATCCACCGGCCGCCCATGTCGTACCTCCACGGTGTCGTGTTCTTTGCGACGACGCTAGGAAGGCCGCGTTTCAGGGCGGTGGCGGGAGGTGACGGGTACGGAACCTTGCTCTCACCCGGTGTGCGGGGGTGCTGTGAGCGCCCCCAGCACCTCCCCGTCCGGCAGCCAGGAGCCGGCCGGGCGCTCGTGCCAGCCCTCGTCGGCGGCGAGCTCGGCGGCGGCCCGGCGCAGGGCGTCGAGCCCGGGGTGCCGCAGCCCCTTGCGCCACACCAGGCTCACGGGCGACAGCGGCACGGGGGCGACGAGGGGCCGCAGCACACAGCCCGGCATCGGCGGGAAGTCGACCACGGCGAGGACCGGGGTCGGGGCCTTGGCCATGATCCGGCGGAACTCCTCCATTCCGACGACGAGCGGCGCGGGCGGGGCGACGCGGACGCCGTGCCCGGCGAACAGGCGGGTGGCGAGATCGGTCCACTCGGGCGTGCGGTCGTTGCCCGCGCCCGCGTAGACGTCCCGGCCGGCGAGGGCGCCGAGCGGGACCTCGGGCAGCGGGGCGAGCGGATCGCCCTCCGGGAGCAGCACGGCCATCGGCTCGTACCGCACGAACTGCGCCTCCAGGCGCCCGCGCAGCGCG includes the following:
- a CDS encoding uroporphyrinogen-III synthase, with amino-acid sequence MDEQERGTQDQGPLAGFTVGVTAARRADELIALLRRRGAAVVHGPALRIVPLADDAELLAATKDLIDHAPDVVVATTAIGFRGWVEAADGWGFGDRLLDVLGGVELLARGPKVKGAVRAAGLTESWSPSSESMAEVLDRLLDEGVEGRRIALQLHGEPLPGFVEALEEGGAEVVVVPVYRWMPPEDTGPLDRLLDAVVARGLDAVTFTSAPAAASLLRRAEERGALDELVAALRHDVLAVCVGPVTALPLQALDIDTHQPERFRLGPLVGLLCRELPARARALPVAGRLIEIRGHAVLVDGALRPVPPAGMALLGLLARRPGWVVGRAELLRALPGAGRDEHAVETAMARLRTALGAPKLIQTVVKRGYRLALDPVADTKYEA
- a CDS encoding nitrate/nitrite transporter; translation: MGGRWIERWEPEDEAFWREGGERIARRNLWFSVLAEHIGFSVWSLWSVMVLFMGPGYGVDPAGKFFLIATATLVGAFVRIPYTFAVARFGGRNWTVLSALLLLLPTGLAYAVMEPGTSYGTFLLVAALTGVGGGNFASSMTNINAFFPLRKKGWALGLNAGGGNIGVPVVQLVGLLVIGTAGALHPRLVLGVYLPLVVVAAVCAALFMDNLAPVRNDTGAVKEAVTARHTWIVAFLYVGTFGSFIGYGFAFGLVLQTQFGRTPLQAASLTFIGPLLGSLVRPLGGALADRHGGARITLVTFAAMAAATGVVIYASVAESLTVFLVGFIALFALSGLGNGSTYKMIPAIFLAQAHREGLAGEAAEAYGRRISGAAMGLIGALGAVGGLGINLAFRQSFLTVGSGTGAFVAFLAFYAACMVVTWAVYLRRPSGTAPVPDTAEGVAAEPPARLGYAEV
- a CDS encoding MmyB family transcriptional regulator, with the protein product MNRTGLRALLRERRELIAPEAHGLSRPTGRGRRARGLSQQQVDELTCRAVDTYNRLETGRYLHPPADYLRQVARLFGLNEQEWVSLCRYAGIGDPPGPLHPSSGLEVPGVWQEAVDGIGHMAYITDASWNLLAHNRHFAEMYPDGRAPANTMRWMLLDTSARDTTLVDWRTVWAPLILPQLRAALAVRPEDGTLRGIEAEVRADPDLGPLWEAGGAHIHPDGDERPLRHALLGTGHVTICAAQPLTAPGSRLIIMLFRPGRQKAHERTPMLRAAP
- a CDS encoding HelD family protein codes for the protein MAAQEAVDTVRDREIGVEQEHLDQVYRRLEEKIHEAEFLMNDAAQRGQVGTPGALAERDAQVFRAGIHLNRLNNEFEDFLFGRIDLLFGKDGKKGPDGAYTSVEPAEDAVRTEDGRQVADIGETLHIGRIGVLDADYAPLVIDWRAPAAAPFYRSTPVDPGRVVRRRVIRSKGRQVLGVEDDLMRPELTATLDGHELPVIGDGALMAALGQARSHTMRDIVASIQAEQDLVIRAPAASVTYVEGGPGTGKTAVALHRAAYLLYQDRRRYSGGILIVSPTPLLVSYTEGVLPSLGEEGQVAIRALGSLVDGAEADAYDEPAVARIKGSSRMLAVLRKAARGALENPAPKAQLALGDPDDDEDDTGSRAVTGTPTLLRVVAFGRRLELGPEDLRRIRHNVLGGTAPVNLLRPRARRLLLDALYTRSGAAGRHSDPELAAELRSSFDEDVSTEDSFLAFLDAWWPELTPRGVLDAMGDEKRLGRWARRVLNPGEVRRLARSLRRPGRSVHDVALLDELSTLLGAPARPRKKREYDPLDQLTGLEELMPVREETQWERAERLATERTEYAHVIVDEAQDLTPMQWRMVGRRGRHATWTVVGDPAQSSWSDPDEAAAARDEALGTRPRRRFELTVNYRNPAEIAELAAKVLALAMPGKESPRAVRSTGIEPRFVPVAEGPEKGALAETVRSEAERLLAQVDGTVGVVVAMNRRAEAARWLAGLGDRVVALGSLEAKGLEYDATVVVSPAEIADESPAGLRVLYVALTRSTQALTVVSGDRDLPDEDGVPDLLRD
- a CDS encoding LysR family transcriptional regulator, with the protein product MSNSGDLDPRLLRSFVAVAEELHFTRAAARLYTAQQALSRDIRRLERELGAELFVRSTRQVALTPDGERLLPYAHRVLTAYAELADAFRGTPRPLLVDLNSAGLGHEQVIHRARELAPQLELMARYESGLTGAAREILAGRLDVSFGRYGGLDPALRGRLEAQFVRYEPMAVLLPEGDPLAPLPEVPLGALAGRDVYAGAGNDRTPEWTDLATRLFAGHGVRVAPPAPLVVGMEEFRRIMAKAPTPVLAVVDFPPMPGCVLRPLVAPVPLSPVSLVWRKGLRHPGLDALRRAAAELAADEGWHERPAGSWLPDGEVLGALTAPPHTG